In one window of Nerophis ophidion isolate RoL-2023_Sa linkage group LG05, RoL_Noph_v1.0, whole genome shotgun sequence DNA:
- the cgrrf1 gene encoding cell growth regulator with RING finger domain protein 1 isoform X3 — MAAAVRNVSKRNIDFFHFEERFGFDVPVILRSSEDTDFLPSPEKQMVQVTNPFSLEMGSGRASIADGVQLKPRCLEPCVLSCFWGCEVGALQEALQGAARLTTPQHFQEALRHRYLHCQSFDVSTADQEEHHTHIPADQGITDLGPLPRKRYPLVAVLTLAEQEARDTYNFVSSVTVVHVPDEKYNISARILFQYLLTSQGSMYDLKPLFMSANSMGDSDTTDLPGAPEDKEEASRMSSSVLAEEEEDDWSEGRGRDCVVCQNASVNRVLLPCRHACVCNSCACRFQHCPICRAFILESFALTLPPPQL, encoded by the exons ATGGCTGCTGCAGTGAGAAACGTTTCAAAACGAAACATCGACTTCTTCCATTTTGAGGAAAG GTTTGGCTTTGACGTCCCAGTGATTTTACGTAGCTCTGAGGACACAGACTTCCTACCCAGCCCGGAAAAGCAAATGGTTCAGGTCACCAACCCCTTTTCCCTGGAGATGGGCTCTGGACGTGCCTCCATTGccg ACGGTGTGCAGTTGAAGCCGCGTTGTTTGGAGCCCTGTGTCCTTAGCTGCTTCTGGGGCTGCGAGGTCGGTGCTCTGCAGGAAGCTCTGCAGGGGGCAGCCAGGCTCACTACACCCCAACATTTCCAGGAAGCACTGCGTCACCGCTACCTCCACTGCCAGAGCTTCGA TGTCAGCACTGCAGACCAAGAGGAACATCACACACACATACCAGCTGATCAGGGAATCACAGATTTGGGCCCGTTGCCCAGGAAACGCTATCCGCTTGTGGCGGTGCTGACCTTGGCGGAACAAGAAGCCAGAGATACTTACAACTTC GTGTCCAGTGTGACTGTTGTTCACGTGCCTGATGAGAAATACAACATATCTGCAAGGATCCTCTTTCAGTACCTCCTCACCTCTCAAGGGAGCATGTATGACTTAAAG CCTCTCTTCATGTCAGCCAACTCCATGGGAGACTCTGACACGACTGACCTCCCCGGTGCGCCTGAGGACAAGGAGGAGGCCAGCAGGATGTCATCATCGGTGCTTGCGGAGGAGGAAGAGGACGACTGGTCTGAGGGTCGCGGCAGAGACTGTGTGGTGTGTCAGAATGCGTCCGTCAACAGAGTCCTGCTGCCCTGCAGGCACGCGTGCGTATGCAACAGCTGTGCGTGTCGCTTCCAACACTGTCCCATCTGTAGGGCTTTCATCCTGGAGTCCTTCGCCCTCACGCTGCCACCACCACAACTCTGA
- the cgrrf1 gene encoding cell growth regulator with RING finger domain protein 1 isoform X2: MVSFWSIWSTTYVFSVVYHYLDMAGSFLVTLYEYSPLFYISVVSLCFLVTAAMVLGWFGFDVPVILRSSEDTDFLPSPEKQMVQVTNPFSLEMGSGRASIADGVQLKPRCLEPCVLSCFWGCEVGALQEALQGAARLTTPQHFQEALRHRYLHCQSFDVSTADQEEHHTHIPADQGITDLGPLPRKRYPLVAVLTLAEQEARDTYNFVSSVTVVHVPDEKYNISARILFQYLLTSQGSMYDLKPLFMSANSMGDSDTTDLPGAPEDKEEASRMSSSVLAEEEEDDWSEGRGRDCVVCQNASVNRVLLPCRHACVCNSCACRFQHCPICRAFILESFALTLPPPQL, encoded by the exons ATGGTGTCATTTTGGAGTATTTGGAGTACAACATACGTTTTTTCTGTAGTATATCATTATTTGGACATGGCAGGAAGCTTCCTAGTTACATTGTATGAGTACTCACCGCTCTTTTATATTAGCGTGGTTTCTTTGTGTTTTTTAGTTACCGCCGCCATGGTGCTCGGCTG GTTTGGCTTTGACGTCCCAGTGATTTTACGTAGCTCTGAGGACACAGACTTCCTACCCAGCCCGGAAAAGCAAATGGTTCAGGTCACCAACCCCTTTTCCCTGGAGATGGGCTCTGGACGTGCCTCCATTGccg ACGGTGTGCAGTTGAAGCCGCGTTGTTTGGAGCCCTGTGTCCTTAGCTGCTTCTGGGGCTGCGAGGTCGGTGCTCTGCAGGAAGCTCTGCAGGGGGCAGCCAGGCTCACTACACCCCAACATTTCCAGGAAGCACTGCGTCACCGCTACCTCCACTGCCAGAGCTTCGA TGTCAGCACTGCAGACCAAGAGGAACATCACACACACATACCAGCTGATCAGGGAATCACAGATTTGGGCCCGTTGCCCAGGAAACGCTATCCGCTTGTGGCGGTGCTGACCTTGGCGGAACAAGAAGCCAGAGATACTTACAACTTC GTGTCCAGTGTGACTGTTGTTCACGTGCCTGATGAGAAATACAACATATCTGCAAGGATCCTCTTTCAGTACCTCCTCACCTCTCAAGGGAGCATGTATGACTTAAAG CCTCTCTTCATGTCAGCCAACTCCATGGGAGACTCTGACACGACTGACCTCCCCGGTGCGCCTGAGGACAAGGAGGAGGCCAGCAGGATGTCATCATCGGTGCTTGCGGAGGAGGAAGAGGACGACTGGTCTGAGGGTCGCGGCAGAGACTGTGTGGTGTGTCAGAATGCGTCCGTCAACAGAGTCCTGCTGCCCTGCAGGCACGCGTGCGTATGCAACAGCTGTGCGTGTCGCTTCCAACACTGTCCCATCTGTAGGGCTTTCATCCTGGAGTCCTTCGCCCTCACGCTGCCACCACCACAACTCTGA
- the cgrrf1 gene encoding cell growth regulator with RING finger domain protein 1 isoform X1, whose protein sequence is MFYLLPVVHVIVVTDEAHYCCVVRILHNEVSSGPGAAVLDHQCEQQQTQDAALGGSRCSGRWCCRPLSQTGGLSVRMSIRGASLLAKDDGVERRAEVQKQHPHVCPFLPDVLSSFLLTSMHCRFGFDVPVILRSSEDTDFLPSPEKQMVQVTNPFSLEMGSGRASIADGVQLKPRCLEPCVLSCFWGCEVGALQEALQGAARLTTPQHFQEALRHRYLHCQSFDVSTADQEEHHTHIPADQGITDLGPLPRKRYPLVAVLTLAEQEARDTYNFVSSVTVVHVPDEKYNISARILFQYLLTSQGSMYDLKPLFMSANSMGDSDTTDLPGAPEDKEEASRMSSSVLAEEEEDDWSEGRGRDCVVCQNASVNRVLLPCRHACVCNSCACRFQHCPICRAFILESFALTLPPPQL, encoded by the exons ATGTTttacctcctccctgtagtccatgtcattgttgtcacggatgaggcccactactgttgtgtcgtccgcatacttcacaatgaggttagtagtggacctggcgcagcagtcctGGATCATCAGTGTGAACAGCAGCAGACacaggacgcagccctgggggggagccggtgctcagggagatggtgTTGTCGCCCCCTCTCACAGACTGGGGGCCTGTCTGTGAGGATGTCAATCAGGGGGGCCAGTTTGCTCGCCAAggatgatggtgttgaacgccgagctgaagtccagaaacaacatccgcacgtgtgtcctttccttccagatgttctaagctcatTTCTTTTGACTTCCATGCACTGCAGGTTTGGCTTTGACGTCCCAGTGATTTTACGTAGCTCTGAGGACACAGACTTCCTACCCAGCCCGGAAAAGCAAATGGTTCAGGTCACCAACCCCTTTTCCCTGGAGATGGGCTCTGGACGTGCCTCCATTGccg ACGGTGTGCAGTTGAAGCCGCGTTGTTTGGAGCCCTGTGTCCTTAGCTGCTTCTGGGGCTGCGAGGTCGGTGCTCTGCAGGAAGCTCTGCAGGGGGCAGCCAGGCTCACTACACCCCAACATTTCCAGGAAGCACTGCGTCACCGCTACCTCCACTGCCAGAGCTTCGA TGTCAGCACTGCAGACCAAGAGGAACATCACACACACATACCAGCTGATCAGGGAATCACAGATTTGGGCCCGTTGCCCAGGAAACGCTATCCGCTTGTGGCGGTGCTGACCTTGGCGGAACAAGAAGCCAGAGATACTTACAACTTC GTGTCCAGTGTGACTGTTGTTCACGTGCCTGATGAGAAATACAACATATCTGCAAGGATCCTCTTTCAGTACCTCCTCACCTCTCAAGGGAGCATGTATGACTTAAAG CCTCTCTTCATGTCAGCCAACTCCATGGGAGACTCTGACACGACTGACCTCCCCGGTGCGCCTGAGGACAAGGAGGAGGCCAGCAGGATGTCATCATCGGTGCTTGCGGAGGAGGAAGAGGACGACTGGTCTGAGGGTCGCGGCAGAGACTGTGTGGTGTGTCAGAATGCGTCCGTCAACAGAGTCCTGCTGCCCTGCAGGCACGCGTGCGTATGCAACAGCTGTGCGTGTCGCTTCCAACACTGTCCCATCTGTAGGGCTTTCATCCTGGAGTCCTTCGCCCTCACGCTGCCACCACCACAACTCTGA
- the psmc6 gene encoding 26S proteasome regulatory subunit 10B, giving the protein MADNRERALQDYRKKLLEHKEVDGRLKELREQLREQTKQYEKSENDLKALQSVGQIVGEVLKQLTEEKFIVKATNGPRYVVGCRRQLDKLQLKPGTRVALDMTTLTIMRYLPREVDPLVYNMSHEDPGSVSYSEIGGLSEQIRELREVIELPLTNPELFQRVGIIPPKGCLLYGPPGTGKTLLARAVASQLDCNFLKVVSSSIVDKYIGESARLIREMFNYARDHQPCIIFMDEIDAIGGRRFSEGTSADREIQRTLMELLNQMDGFDTLHRVKMIMATNRPDTLDPALLRPGRLDRKIHIELPNEQARLDILKIHSSPITKHGEIDYEAIVKLSDGFNGADLRNVCTEAGLFAIRSDREYVTQEDFMKAVRKVADSKKLESKLDYKPV; this is encoded by the exons ATGGCGGATAACAGGGAGCGAGCCCTGCAAGATTACCGGAAAAAATTGCTTGAACATAAAGAAGTAGATGGCCGGTTAAAAGAAC TAAGAGAGCAACTACgagaacaaacaaaacaatatgaGAAGTCAGAAAACGACCTCAAAGCTCTACAGAGTGTTGGCCAG ATCGTTGGAGAAGTCCTCAAGCAGCTGACCGAAGAGAAGT TCATAGTCAAGGCCACCAATGGTCCTCGATATGTGGTTGGATGCCGCAGACAG TTGGACAAGTTGCAGCTAAAGCCAGGGACCCGAGTTGCTTTAGATATGACAACGCTAACCATAATGAG GTATCTGCCACGAGAGGTGGATCCTCTGGTGTACAACATGTCCCACGAGGACCCCGGCAGTGTCTCCTACTCTGAAATTGGTGGATTGTCTGAACAGATCCGTGAGCTGAGAGAG GTGATTGAGTTGCCCTTGACCAACCCTGAGCTTTTCCAGAGAGTTGGAATCATCCCACCCAAAGGCTGCTTGCTCTATGGGCCTCCAG GAACTGGAAAGACTTTACTGGCGAGAGCAGTGGCTAGTCAGCTGGACTGTAACTTCCTTAAG GTGGTGTCTAGCTCTATTGTTGACAAGTACATTGGTGAGAGCGCCAGGCTCATCAGAGAGATGTTCAACTACGCCAGGGACCATCAGCCTTGCATCATCTTCATGGATGAGATTGACGCCATTG GTGGTCGGCGTTTCTCTGAGGGAACGTCTGCTGACCGAGAGATCCAGAGGACTTTGATGGAG CTGCTCAACCAAATGGACGGCTTTGACACACTGCATAGAGTTAAGATGATCATGGCGACCAACAGACCAGACACTCTGGACCCCGCCCTGCTGCGACCCGGCAGACTCGACCGCAAAATCC ACATTGAACTGCCCAATGAACAAGCTCGTCTGGACATCTTGAAGATCCACTCCAGTCCTATCACAAAGCACGGAGAAATAG ATTATGAAGCCATTGTGAAGCTGTCAGACGGATTCAATGGCGCTGATCTGAGAAATGTCTGCACAGAAGCAG GCTTGTTTGCCATCCGCTCTGACAGAGAGTACGTCACTCAAGAGGATTTCATGAAGGCGGTGCGAAAGGTGGCAGATTCAAAGAAGCTGGAGTCCAAGCTGGACTACAAGCCTGTATAG